Within candidate division WOR-3 bacterium, the genomic segment CCGGCTCCCATAGATGAAATAAAATCCGCTCCGCTTTCAGCGCACATTTTTGCCAACAAAATCTTTGTCTCCACGCAGTCAACAGCGTCGAGAACAAAGCGCGGCTCAAAATTCTCAATTAAACACAAATTATCTTTTGTAACATGTTCTTTTATCCCCTTGAATTTTTCTTTTGGGTTGATACCGGAAAATTTCATGACAGCTTCGTCTACCTTGCTCTTTCCGACATTTTCCGTTGAAGATTGAAAATGCCTGTTAAGGTTAGAAGTTTCAATATCTTCGTCGTCAACAAGAAGCATATTTTCAGCGCCGATCCTGCATAAAATTTCAGAAGCGGCAGATCCTACTCCTCCAATTCCCACGACAGCTATTTTTGTCTTGGCGAGAAGTTCAATCGTTTTATGACCGTATATTTTTTCAGTTCTCGAAAAAAATTCTTTTCTTGAATATTCGTCTCGCGTTTTCATATATCAATTCTCGTGTCTTTTCAAAAGACATTTTTTTTATTTTTGCAATCTCTTCAATTACAAGAGGCAACTGCGCAGGTGTACCGCTGTTGGGTTTTCCGCCGAAGAAAAAATAGGGAGAATCGGTTTCAGCCAGCATCAATTCAGAGGGTATGCTCTCAACCGATTTACGCAATTTTTTATTTTTCGGATTGAGAACATCAGCTGAAACTGAAAAATAGCAACCGAGAGCGGAAAATGCCCGAACCTGTCCGTCTCCTCCGCTGTATCTGTGCAAAATCAAGGGAACTTTAATATTCATGCCCTTGAGTTCGCGAAGAAGAAGATCATACTGGCCTAAGCAGTGGATGATGACGGGTATTTGTTCTCTATGGGCGATTTCCAGTTGGAGGTTAAAAACAGTTCTCTGAAGCTTTAGGTCTGCGGTGTTTTTCAACGTGTCGTATCCTATCTCGCCGATAGCCGCTACTCTGAAATTTTTAGCTAGTGAAGAAAGAAGGGCAATTTGTCGAGAAAAATCGTCATCCACGATGGACTGCGGATGAATACCGGGGCTTATGCAGACTCCCTCTTCTTTTCTTAGAATCTCGCTTTCCCAGATATTCCAATCGGTGACACTGTCAATTATGATCTTTACACCCGCCTCTTTCGCTTTTGTTACCACAATCTGCCTTTTAAAAGAAAGAGGAGGATGTGTCAGGTGACAGTGGACGTCTATCACTAATAAACTGTTTTGACAACGGCGACAGGTGTTTCTATCTCAATCAACACGCCGTCCACGAAAAACATCAGCCAACCAATGACCTGTTCTCCGTCTGTCACCTTTTCCGGAAAGTCCACTTCAGCCCTGACATCTATCGATCCTTCTTCTCTTTTGGATGTTATGATCAAAGCGGAATCGAAAGAAACTGAAGACAAATTCTCTCCTTTCGCGTTTTTTATCATTCCCGCCTTTAATCTCGCTTCTTCAAAGACCGACTCTTGATCGATATTGACGGTAAAAATACACACAACTTTATGTTCCGTTGGAGGTATGGTTGGCATCCTGTTTCTCCAGATTTCCAGCTCCACCCTTGCGAATTCCACGGCTCTGCTGACAATTTCCGGATTCTTTGGCGCGCAGGAAGACAGAGCAAGACCAAACATGAATAATATCAAAACCGTTTTGTTACTCATGATTTTCTTCCCTCCTCTTTCTGGTCTCCTCCGCGATTTTCATAGTCAATTCTTTCGGGACCTCTTCATAATGAGAAAGTTTTTGAGTGAAAAAACCCCTTCCCTGTGTTATGGACCTAAGATTTGTCGAATACATATACATTTCCGCCTCTGGGACGAGAGCTTTGATTTTCTGCCATTTCCCCAAAGGCTCCATACCGAGAACTTTTCCTCTTCTCGTGCTTATATCGCCCATTATGTCCCCAGTGTTCTCGTTGGGGATGGTTACTTCTATACTGACGATAGGTTCCAGTAATATTGGGTTTGCTTCCGGAATCGCTTTTTGAAAAGCCAGAGAGGCCGCTATTTGAAACGCCAGGTCAGAAGAGTCCACTTTGTGGTAGCTGCCGTCAAAGAGAATGGCTCTGAAATCAACCGTCAGGGAATTCGATAAAATCCCTTTTTTACGAACCTCTTCGAGACCTTTTTGAACCGCTGGGATGTAGTTTTTCGGAACAGCGCCTCCGAAAATCTCGTCTTTGAATTCAAAATCTTTACCCCTCTCAGTCGGTTCAAAGCGTATCCACACATCGGCGAATTGTCCTCTTCCGCCCGATTGTTTTTTGTGTCTGCCCTGAGCTTCGGCTTTTTTTCGTATGGTCTCGCGATATTTAATAATCGGTTTTTCAAATTTCAGGTTGCTCCCCGATTTTTTTATTTTCGATAGTATTATTTCAAGATGCGTCTCGCCCATGCCTTCGACGAGAGTCTGTCTTGTCTCCGAATCGTATCTGAACCTGAAGGATGGATCTTCTTTTTGTATCTTAGTCAGACCTGATATCATTTTTTCATCGTCAGATTTCGATTCGGGAATTACCGCGAAAGTGATGCTCGGTTCTGGAAACCTAATTTTTTCAATTTCGACGGAAAGGTTCTTGTCCGACAGAGTATCGTTTGTAGTCGTGTCCTTCAATTTGACGAGCGCGGCTATGTCACCAGCCGACAGCTCTTTGGTTTCAACCCTTTCCTTTCCCGACACGGAGAACATTTGGCCTATCTTTTCCATCTTGCCGGTTCTGCTGTTCAACAGTTCTGACCCGGTTGAGACTTTTCCAGAATAAGCCCTTAGGTAGCAAATTTCACCTACATGCTGTTCAGCGGTCATCTTGAAAACAAGACCCGAGAAAGGCGATTCCATATTTATTTCCGTCTCTCCATCCCCGAAAACTTTCTTAGCTTTCATAGGGTATGCAACCGAAGGGCTTGGAGATAAAGACACGATGAGGTTCAAAAGGTCCTCCACACCAGCGCCTAATACAGCGTCTCCGCATAGGACAGGTACAAAAAGGTTTTTCTTGAAAGCTTCCACGAGACCTTTCGATATCTCTTGCTCGGTCAATTTCTGTCCTTCAAGATATTTTTCCATAAGCCCCTCGTCGGCTTCTGTCGCTGATTCGGCAATTGTGTTGTAAGCTTCGTCAACTTTAGCGGTCAACTCCGCAGGAACATCAGCGTCGATGACTTTTCCGCCTTCAATGATTCTCGCTTTTTTCGCCACTGTGTCTACGACTCCCTTGAAAGACGTCCCTTTTCCCAGGGGCAGGACAAAAGGAGTGAATATCACCTTGGGAAAAGATTCTCTGAGAGAAGACAGGCATTTTTCAAAATCGGCGTTGTCTTTTGTCATGTGGTTAATGAACACGAGCCTCGGCATATTTTTTTCGTCGAGTTTATCCCAGTTTATCTCGGTGCCGACCTCGACTCCTGAAGCTGAATCAACCAAGACAATAGCACTTTCAGCCACCTTTGCGGCGGCGATAGTCTCAAAAATAAAATCTATGTATCCTGGCGTGTCTAGTATGTTTATCTTCTTTTCTTTCCAGGTAAAATTCGCCATTGAAAGATTTATGGAAGTTTTCTTTGTCTTCTCTTCCTGGT encodes:
- a CDS encoding ThiF family adenylyltransferase, yielding MKTRDEYSRKEFFSRTEKIYGHKTIELLAKTKIAVVGIGGVGSAASEILCRIGAENMLLVDDEDIETSNLNRHFQSSTENVGKSKVDEAVMKFSGINPKEKFKGIKEHVTKDNLCLIENFEPRFVLDAVDCVETKILLAKMCAESGADFISSMGAGWKKNPRLVKVSLLSETSVCPLARKMRKELKGVYDFPVVYSMESSSGRGSPIGSSIIVTAMFGLLMADWLVGRVSDCFSGGD
- the fusA gene encoding elongation factor G, which codes for MSLFGVEDIRNVVLISHQGAGKTTLAESMLFRAGVINRMGTIDDGNTVMDFDQEEKTKKTSINLSMANFTWKEKKINILDTPGYIDFIFETIAAAKVAESAIVLVDSASGVEVGTEINWDKLDEKNMPRLVFINHMTKDNADFEKCLSSLRESFPKVIFTPFVLPLGKGTSFKGVVDTVAKKARIIEGGKVIDADVPAELTAKVDEAYNTIAESATEADEGLMEKYLEGQKLTEQEISKGLVEAFKKNLFVPVLCGDAVLGAGVEDLLNLIVSLSPSPSVAYPMKAKKVFGDGETEINMESPFSGLVFKMTAEQHVGEICYLRAYSGKVSTGSELLNSRTGKMEKIGQMFSVSGKERVETKELSAGDIAALVKLKDTTTNDTLSDKNLSVEIEKIRFPEPSITFAVIPESKSDDEKMISGLTKIQKEDPSFRFRYDSETRQTLVEGMGETHLEIILSKIKKSGSNLKFEKPIIKYRETIRKKAEAQGRHKKQSGGRGQFADVWIRFEPTERGKDFEFKDEIFGGAVPKNYIPAVQKGLEEVRKKGILSNSLTVDFRAILFDGSYHKVDSSDLAFQIAASLAFQKAIPEANPILLEPIVSIEVTIPNENTGDIMGDISTRRGKVLGMEPLGKWQKIKALVPEAEMYMYSTNLRSITQGRGFFTQKLSHYEEVPKELTMKIAEETRKRREENHE
- a CDS encoding TatD family hydrolase, producing MIDVHCHLTHPPLSFKRQIVVTKAKEAGVKIIIDSVTDWNIWESEILRKEEGVCISPGIHPQSIVDDDFSRQIALLSSLAKNFRVAAIGEIGYDTLKNTADLKLQRTVFNLQLEIAHREQIPVIIHCLGQYDLLLRELKGMNIKVPLILHRYSGGDGQVRAFSALGCYFSVSADVLNPKNKKLRKSVESIPSELMLAETDSPYFFFGGKPNSGTPAQLPLVIEEIAKIKKMSFEKTRELIYENARRIFKKRIFFEN